The Claveliimonas bilis genome window below encodes:
- a CDS encoding HPr family phosphocarrier protein produces the protein MVSKKVTVNNPTGLHLRPAGIFCNVAVKFDCKISFQHDTTTANAKSVLSVLGACIKKGDEIELICEGPDEEEALAAMVQAVEDGLGE, from the coding sequence ATGGTAAGTAAAAAAGTGACAGTCAATAATCCTACAGGCCTTCACTTAAGGCCTGCAGGAATCTTCTGCAACGTTGCAGTGAAATTTGACTGTAAGATTTCATTTCAGCATGATACGACAACAGCAAATGCTAAAAGTGTGCTGAGTGTTCTTGGGGCATGCATTAAAAAAGGTGATGAAATTGAATTGATCTGTGAGGGACCGGATGAGGAAGAGGCTCTCGCAGCAATGGTACAGGCTGTGGAAGACGGCCTTGGGGAATAA
- a CDS encoding GtrA family protein, translated as MNKIKKWLDIRFLKFMVVGVINTVVGTAVMFIMYNVFHQSYWISSASNYVVGSILSYFLNKYFTFESKKKSLSQVLKFVLNISLCYLVAYGIAKPAVTWMLQGQQGALRDNLAMVVGMVLFTLLNYIGQRAYVFKTN; from the coding sequence ATGAATAAGATAAAAAAATGGCTGGATATTCGTTTCCTGAAATTCATGGTTGTAGGTGTGATCAATACAGTTGTTGGAACAGCGGTTATGTTTATCATGTATAATGTGTTTCACCAGAGCTATTGGATTTCTTCGGCATCAAATTATGTTGTGGGAAGTATACTCAGCTATTTTTTGAATAAGTATTTTACTTTTGAAAGTAAAAAGAAATCTTTGAGCCAGGTTTTGAAATTTGTACTGAATATCTCTCTCTGTTACCTGGTTGCATATGGCATTGCAAAACCTGCAGTTACATGGATGCTGCAGGGACAGCAGGGGGCGCTTCGGGACAATCTTGCAATGGTTGTCGGAATGGTGCTTTTTACGCTTTTGAACTATATTGGGCAAAGAGCGTATGTATTTAAGACAAATTAA
- a CDS encoding nucleotidyltransferase family protein, with the protein MGKATLVIMAAGIGSRFGGGIKQLEPVGPNGEIIMDYSIYDAMEAGFDKVVFVIRKDLEKDFKEVIGNRIEKKVSVNYAYQEIGNIPERFSGKFPDRTKPWGTGQAILCCKDVVNEPFLVINADDYYGKEAYQEAYRYLTDQKEREGLHACMVGFVLKNTLSENGGVTRGICRVDNNRMLADIEETHNIVKTSDGAEVRGEDSARKIDVESEVSMNMWGLTPDFLDVLETGFDAFLDELEENEQKKEYLLPTIIGGLLKEGRIQVEVLQSTDRWFGVTYKEDKEDVTREIRKLIESGAYCKTC; encoded by the coding sequence ATGGGGAAAGCGACATTAGTGATTATGGCTGCCGGTATCGGCAGCAGATTCGGGGGAGGGATCAAGCAGCTGGAGCCTGTAGGTCCAAATGGAGAGATCATTATGGATTATTCCATATATGATGCAATGGAAGCTGGTTTTGATAAGGTTGTATTTGTCATCAGAAAAGATCTGGAAAAGGATTTTAAAGAAGTGATCGGCAACCGGATAGAAAAAAAGGTCAGCGTGAATTATGCATATCAGGAGATCGGCAATATTCCGGAAAGATTCAGCGGAAAATTTCCGGACCGGACAAAGCCGTGGGGTACCGGGCAGGCGATCCTGTGCTGTAAAGATGTTGTAAATGAACCATTTCTTGTCATCAATGCAGATGACTATTATGGAAAAGAAGCATACCAGGAAGCCTACAGATATCTGACAGATCAGAAAGAACGGGAAGGCCTTCACGCCTGCATGGTGGGATTTGTATTGAAAAATACGCTGAGTGAAAACGGGGGTGTTACACGGGGGATCTGCAGAGTAGACAACAATCGGATGCTTGCAGATATTGAAGAAACCCACAATATTGTTAAGACGTCTGACGGCGCTGAAGTACGGGGAGAAGACAGCGCAAGAAAGATTGATGTAGAGTCAGAGGTTTCTATGAATATGTGGGGACTGACACCGGATTTTCTTGATGTACTGGAAACTGGATTTGATGCCTTTCTGGATGAGCTGGAAGAAAATGAGCAGAAAAAAGAGTATTTGCTGCCAACGATCATCGGAGGACTGCTGAAAGAGGGAAGGATTCAGGTTGAAGTGCTGCAGTCAACAGACCGCTGGTTTGGAGTGACTTATAAAGAAGATAAGGAAGATGTGACAAGAGAGATTCGAAAGCTGATCGAGTCAGGTGCTTATTGTAAGACCTGCTGA
- a CDS encoding NlpC/P60 family protein — MKRKQITAIVLSAVLAFGTAGTSLAAAPGVEYQTAVLEEGQSSQEVTDGTGEETQLPGEGAGENDGTVTEPGQTPAEGEDQEPSGSDETANPGNPSGEEGTEQPGDSQDQGESGETGDEGNTGESGNPEDPGEVEEPTAPVLMYRAHVQSYGWNEWAENQEDTWIGTEGEAKRLEALELKIDGAEGEDGIEYRAHVQSYGWQDWKKNGETAGTTGQTKRLEAVQIRLTGTLAEKYDIYYRTHVESYGWLNWTSNGEKSGSLGYAKRLEAIEIRLVEKGGAAPEGEGDSYKYPVISYNAHSQSIGWQGERFNGQQAGVTGQAKRMEAIKIKLPDSEYEGGIEYQTHVQSIGWQGWKKNGELAGTTGQAKRLEAIQIRLTGDMADYYDIYYRAHVQSYGWLGWTSNGEKAGSAGYGKRLEALEIRLVKKGDEAPEIGAESYKYSLVSYSAHSQSVGWQTAKYDNEVAGVTGQAKRLEAIKIQIPDNTYEGSIEYRTFVQSYGWQDWKRDGQIAGTTDQAKRMEAIQIQLTGALKDHYDVYYSVHMSKIGWINYASNGEIAGSTDLSKRIEAIRIQLVEKGGKAPDTSGQKYIEGYQTADFTYSGTIQGKGDSGAVQMGGTLGTTGQGKRLENITLHLNRRTENMPEGEITYATHLSSLGWQEATGLDTVNGCTDGKYGMEAVKISLSGDLAKYYDIYYRAHVEKYGWLGWAKNGQAAGTTDIGYRLEALQIRLVSKDANAPGPNSNYYTNLKKRRYQNPSQYYQIKDSITLTGGGYNLSYGFEGVKVMQVIRRLGLGSGIGMGGAFYGTNVQNAVRNFQRKNGLSQTGNVDLLTWLKLGFNQVQWEQWGAYVSPMKVNRDSTRSDHIEAMISTAYSYMGTAYVIGASGPPGTGIDCSGLVMQALYGAGLDISPINPVRHAHPGYEYESRNMWASPKFKHVPYSQRQRGDLIFYQNSSGVVIHVAIYLGNNQVIESWPNQVVVWPVQNGQRSNIKGVVRPFV, encoded by the coding sequence GTGAAGAGGAAACAGATAACAGCGATTGTGCTCAGTGCCGTGTTGGCCTTCGGCACTGCAGGAACCAGTCTGGCGGCAGCGCCGGGCGTAGAATACCAGACAGCAGTTCTGGAAGAAGGACAGAGCAGCCAGGAAGTGACAGATGGAACCGGAGAAGAGACACAATTGCCAGGGGAAGGAGCCGGTGAAAACGACGGAACTGTAACAGAGCCTGGTCAGACTCCGGCAGAAGGAGAAGATCAGGAACCGTCAGGGTCTGATGAAACTGCAAATCCCGGCAATCCTTCAGGAGAGGAAGGAACGGAACAACCGGGAGATTCCCAGGATCAGGGTGAGTCCGGAGAAACCGGAGACGAAGGGAATACAGGCGAAAGCGGAAATCCGGAAGATCCCGGAGAAGTAGAAGAGCCGACAGCCCCGGTACTTATGTATCGTGCACATGTGCAGAGCTACGGCTGGAATGAATGGGCCGAGAATCAAGAAGATACATGGATCGGAACAGAAGGCGAGGCAAAACGTCTGGAAGCGCTGGAACTTAAAATTGACGGTGCAGAGGGCGAGGATGGAATTGAGTACCGCGCCCACGTGCAGAGCTATGGCTGGCAGGACTGGAAGAAGAATGGAGAGACTGCCGGAACGACTGGCCAGACTAAGAGACTGGAAGCTGTTCAGATCCGCTTGACCGGCACATTGGCAGAAAAGTATGATATTTACTACCGTACTCATGTAGAGAGTTATGGATGGCTCAACTGGACAAGCAATGGTGAAAAGTCAGGAAGTCTGGGCTATGCAAAACGCCTGGAGGCCATTGAGATCCGTCTCGTGGAAAAAGGCGGAGCAGCGCCGGAAGGTGAAGGTGACAGTTACAAGTATCCTGTTATTTCTTATAATGCTCATTCCCAGTCCATTGGCTGGCAGGGCGAAAGATTTAACGGACAGCAGGCTGGCGTAACCGGTCAGGCTAAAAGAATGGAAGCCATTAAGATCAAACTGCCGGACAGTGAATACGAAGGCGGAATCGAATACCAGACTCATGTGCAGTCTATTGGCTGGCAGGGGTGGAAGAAAAACGGTGAACTTGCCGGAACAACCGGTCAGGCGAAACGCCTTGAGGCCATTCAGATCCGTCTGACAGGAGATATGGCGGATTATTACGACATCTATTACCGCGCCCATGTACAGAGTTATGGATGGCTTGGCTGGACAAGTAATGGAGAGAAAGCCGGAAGCGCCGGATATGGAAAGCGTCTGGAAGCACTGGAAATCCGTCTTGTGAAAAAAGGTGATGAAGCACCTGAAATTGGCGCAGAGAGCTATAAATATTCATTGGTTTCTTATAGCGCACATTCTCAGTCTGTCGGCTGGCAGACGGCAAAATACGACAATGAAGTGGCTGGCGTAACCGGCCAGGCGAAACGTCTGGAAGCCATTAAGATCCAGATTCCGGACAATACATATGAAGGAAGTATTGAGTACCGTACCTTTGTACAGAGCTACGGATGGCAGGATTGGAAAAGAGACGGACAGATTGCCGGAACAACAGATCAGGCAAAACGGATGGAGGCTATCCAGATCCAATTGACTGGAGCGTTAAAAGACCACTACGATGTATATTACAGCGTTCATATGTCCAAGATCGGATGGATCAATTATGCATCTAACGGCGAGATTGCCGGAAGTACAGATTTGAGCAAACGGATTGAGGCGATCCGCATTCAGCTTGTAGAGAAAGGCGGGAAGGCGCCGGATACAAGCGGTCAAAAATATATTGAAGGGTACCAGACAGCAGACTTTACCTATTCCGGAACTATACAGGGAAAAGGTGACAGCGGAGCAGTCCAGATGGGCGGAACATTGGGAACAACTGGCCAGGGAAAGAGACTGGAAAATATTACGCTGCATTTGAACCGGAGAACAGAAAACATGCCGGAAGGAGAGATTACCTACGCTACTCACCTGTCCAGCCTGGGATGGCAGGAAGCTACCGGACTGGATACGGTAAACGGATGCACAGATGGCAAGTACGGCATGGAGGCAGTCAAAATTTCTCTGTCCGGCGACCTGGCAAAATACTATGATATCTATTACCGCGCTCATGTAGAGAAATACGGCTGGCTTGGCTGGGCGAAGAACGGACAGGCAGCAGGTACGACCGACATTGGTTACCGTCTGGAAGCACTGCAGATCAGACTGGTGTCCAAGGATGCCAATGCGCCGGGACCAAACAGCAATTACTATACGAATCTGAAAAAGCGGAGATATCAAAATCCGAGTCAGTATTATCAGATCAAGGATTCCATCACCCTCACCGGAGGAGGATATAATCTTTCCTACGGCTTTGAAGGGGTAAAGGTAATGCAGGTTATCCGGAGGCTTGGCCTTGGAAGCGGAATCGGCATGGGCGGAGCTTTTTACGGAACCAATGTGCAGAATGCCGTCCGCAATTTCCAGAGAAAAAATGGTTTGAGCCAGACCGGAAATGTGGATCTTCTGACCTGGCTGAAGCTTGGATTTAACCAGGTACAGTGGGAACAGTGGGGCGCGTATGTAAGTCCTATGAAGGTGAATCGAGACAGTACGAGATCTGACCATATTGAGGCGATGATCAGCACCGCTTATTCTTACATGGGAACAGCCTATGTGATCGGAGCATCCGGCCCTCCGGGAACCGGAATCGACTGCAGTGGACTTGTGATGCAGGCTCTTTATGGAGCCGGACTTGATATTTCTCCTATCAATCCGGTAAGACACGCTCACCCGGGTTATGAGTATGAGTCGAGAAATATGTGGGCATCACCGAAGTTTAAGCATGTACCATATAGTCAGAGACAGAGGGGCGATCTGATCTTCTATCAGAACAGCTCCGGAGTAGTGATCCATGTAGCGATCTATCTTGGAAACAATCAGGTAATCGAATCCTGGCCGAATCAGGTTGTAGTATGGCCGGTACAAAACGGACAGAGATCGAATATCAAAGGAGTCGTAAGACCTTTTGTATAG